The DNA sequence TCGAAGCGGTAGTCGTTGTGCACGATGCTCGGCTGGTGATGGTCGGCGGGCATCTTGTCCTTGAGCCAGGCCTTGACCGCTTCCCAGCTCGGCGCGTCGGGTGTCAGCGCCTTGTCGTAGCGATCGCTCCAGCCGTTGATCTGGCGCTGTACATAACCCTCCGGCTTGCCCAGGTCGGCCAGGCCACAGGCCTTGTAATCCACCTGGTGCAGCTCGACCAACTTGTCGATGAAGCTCTTGCACAGGGCTTCGGTGCGGGCTGCATCGAGGCCCAGTTCCGGCGGCAGGTCCGAGCGCAGGATAATCCCCTTGACCCGCTCCATCACGTAGAACTCGGCACCGATCACCGATTCGTCGGTGCAATGCATGTAAGCCTTGGGGCAGTAGGGGAAGCCACTGTTGAGTTGGTTGAGAATGCGGTACTCGCGGCCCATGTCGTGGGCGGACTTGGCCTTGTGGCCAAAGGGCGGGCGGCGCAGCACGAACTCCTGCTTCGGGTATTGGAGCAGGTAAGTGAGGTTCGAGGCGCCACCGGGAAACTGGCTGATCACCGGCGTTCCCTCAAGGCCCGGAATATGCGCCTTGAGGTAGGGGTCGATCAGACTGGCATCGAGTTCTTCGCCTGCGCGAATGCGGGTGGACTGGTCAGTAAGCGACATGCTTATCCCTTATGATTGAGGCCAGAGATTATTGGCTAATCTAATTCGCAGGCCCTGTACTCACAAGCGCCCAGCGGCCTTATTGGTGAGCGTGTTGCAGGTCAATCAGCGTTCTTGATGAGCTGCCGGCCAATGGGGTGCAAAAAAAAACCGAAGCACTCAAGGCTTCGGTTTTTTTGCATCCGGCGTTACGGCTCAGGCCGGGAACAGCTCGCTCAGCTTCATCGCCAGCATCATGTCGCCTTCGGCGCGCAGCTTGCCGCCCATGAAGGCCTGCATGCCGTCGGTCTCGCCGCTGACGATGCCTTTGAGGGTTTCGCCGTCCATGACCAGGGTCACCTGGGCGTCAGGGTTCTCACCGTCTTTCAGTTCGCAAGTGCTGTCCTTGACGATCAGGGAGAAGTTCTTTTCTTCGTCGATGCGAAAACCAAACACCAGGTCCAGGCCTGCAGCAGCGGCTGGGTTGAACTTGGCTTTCATTGCTTGAATGGCATCAGCTACAGAGGTCATGGTTCGATCCTATCTCAAGTGGTTCAGCGACCGGCGAGGGTCGCGATTAGCCGGACTCAACGGTAAGTGATGAGTTCCGGCGCCTTCATCAGTTGCAAATGGGTTTGACTGTTGAAGGAAGCCAGGGCCACCTCGCGACCGCGAAACCTCAGGCGGTTGAGCGAGGTGTTGATGATCTGCCAGTTCAGCTCGAAGGCCTGGGCGGCAGTCATTTGGGTGATCAGGTGGAGCAGGGCGGTGATGGTACCGCCGGAGGTGAAGATCGCGATGTCATGCGAAGGCTCGGCTTTATCCAGGATGCGCTGCAGGCCGGCCTGGACGCGCTCGACGAAGCCGAGCCAGCTGTCCAGCCCTGGCGTATCATAAGTACCGCTGACCCAGCGGGTAATGATCAAGGCGAACAGGCGCTGGAATTCACCGCGGTTCTGCCCGGCATTGCGCAGAATGTCCAGGGCTTCGGGCTCTTCGGGCAGCAGCGCCGGCAGCAATGCGCGGATTACCGCGTCGGCGTCGAACTCGTCGAAGGCGCTGTCGATTTCCAGGCCAGGCACTTCGATGCCGGCAGCCGCGACTTGTTCAAGGGCATGCCTGGCCGTGTCCTGCTGGCGACGCAGGTCGCCGGCCAGGCAGCGATCGAAGCGCAGGCCCAGTTGCGCCAAGTGTGCGCCCAGTACTTCGGACTGGCGAATGCCCACCGGCGACAACACGTCGTAGTCGTCTGCACCAAAGGAGGCCTGGCCATGTCTAATCAGGTAGATGCTGCCCACGTCCGCGTCGTCCCGGTACGTTGAAAGGTTTGGCGAGGTTAGGGGGATGCCTTGGACCTGTCAATAAAAAACATACGCTTGTTTGAAATTGTCGTTTGAAACTTTCGAGCAGATGTTTCGCAACTGGCAGGCACGAGGGCGCGTCGGTATGCTTGAGCCATACCCTAGCCCTTTACCCAGAGGGGCGCAAAGCGACTGAGGAGTAGCTGTGGAGTTTCTTGCCGAGTACGCCATCTTTTTGGCCAAAACCGTCACCCTGGTCATCGCCATCCTGGTGGTGCTGGCCACGGCTGCCGCGTTGCGCAGCAAAGGTCGGCGCAAGTCGGCCGGCCAGTTGCAGGTGACCAGGCTCAACGATTTCTACAAGGATCTGCGCGAGCGCCTGGAATCGAGCCTGCTCGAGAAGGATCAGCTCAAGGCCCTGCGCAAGGAGCAGAGCAAGGCCGCGAAAAAGCAGAAGAAAAAGCCCGAGGCGAAATCGCGGGTATTCGTGCTCGACTTCGATGGCGATATCAGGGCAACAGCCACCGACCACCTGCGACATGAAATCACCGCCTTGCTGAGCCTGGCCACGCCAAGGGACGAAGTCGTACTGCGTCTGGAAAGCGGCGGCGGCATGGTCCACAGCTATGGCCTGGCGGCTTCGCAACTGGCGCGCATTCGCCAGGCCGGCGTGCCGCTGACCGTGTGCATCGACAAGGTGGCGGCAAGCGGCGGTTACATGATGGCGTGCATCGGCGAGAAGATCCTCAGTGCTCCGTTTGCCATCCTTGGCTCGATCGGCGTGGTTGCGCAGTTGCCCAACGTCAACCGTTTGCTGAAAAAGCACGATATTGATTTCGAGGTGCTGACCGCGGGCGAATACAAGCGCACCTTGACTGTGTTTGGCGAAAACACCGAGAAGGGCCGGGAAAAATTCCAGGAAGACCTGGATGTTACCCATGAGTTGTTCAAGAACTTCGTTGCCCGCTACCGGCCACAATTGGCGATCAATGAAGTGGCCACCGGTGAGGTCTGGCTGGGCGTCGCGGCGCTGAACAAACATCTGGTCGACGAATTGAAGACCAGCGATGAATACCTTTCCGAGCGCGCCAGGGAAGCCGATCTGCACCACCTGCACTACGCCGAGCGCAAGAGCCTGCAAGAGCGTGTCGGGCTGGCAGCCAGCAGTTCGGTCGAGCGGCTGGTGGTCAATGCCTGGAGCAAATTGACGCAGCAGCGCTTCTGGTAAATGCTCATAAATATATAGCCCCTCGTGTGGGCAGCATGTCGTTTAGATGACGGTTCCGACAGAAGTCATCAGGACAAAACGACATGCTGGAAACTCCAGGCAACACTACTCCAACAGCACAGCCCGCCGCGACAGCGGAGGGCGTGCACGATCATTTCATCCAGCAGCGCCTGCCTGACTGGTTACGCAACGCCTGCGCTGCGCAACGCCAGCAACTGCGTGCTGCTATCCTGCGCAGCCAACGCAGCAAGCGGGAAGTACGCCAGGCCCTGGCGGGTTGGCAAGGCCTCAAGGCGTTCGCCGAACCGCTGCTCGCCGAAGCCCTGCAACGTGAGTTCGGGCTCAAGCCTGACCTTGAGGGTTCCACCTTTGTTCATCTGATTCGCGGCTCGCGAGTCGCCACCAGCAGTCCGGGCGCAGTTCTCAAAGTCCTGACGCCAAGCCTGCTGCAGGCGGCAATGCAGAACTTCGTTGCGGACGAAGCATTTGATGCTGGCACCGAATTGCGCCAGGGTGACGATAGCCTGGCCATCGATGCGCAAGCCTTTGCCCGGGTTTGTCGAGAGCTGGACCTGGGGCGTCGCTATCAGGAACACCTGGCAACGGTTTTCGAGCCTGGCTCGCTGCCGGGCCAAGCGTCGGATTCAGCCAAAAACAATCTACGAGCCAGTGTGATGCATTGCCAGCGTGATGCCCTGGCGGTGCAAGCCTCTCTGGCCGTGCTCCAGGGGCACATCGGGCAACAGGCTCATGACGCGTTGCTGGCAGGCTTGCAGTTTCGCCCGGGACCGGTGTTCAGGGTGTATCGGTTGAGTCTGTGGGGGCTGGCGCTCGATGAGTTGCTGCTGTTTGAAGTCGAAGCGGCAGATGCCGACGGAATACAACCCTGCCTGGTGTATATCCCCGAAGACGTGAATGGTGCGCTGCGTCATTACTCTTCGCGCGGCGCCTTTATGCAGGTCCTGCGTGGGCGCCTGCGAGAGCGTACTTACCAAGCGTATTTCAGCCGATTTGTCGGCCAGCGCAACCGGGGCGCGTACCTGCAAAAAATCGAGCAGCTTTTCAATGCATACCAGGTGACATCAGACCAATCAATTGTGCCTGTGGATACCTCGCAGGTACGGCTTGACCTGAATGAACATCGTATTGAAGGCAATCTCTTTCGCAAGTGTTTCGACCAGCATCTGGCGCGGATAAGGGATGACGCGCGGGTGCTGGCGGTACCGACCGAAGACATCGATGCCAGCGAACGTTTGACGCGCCTGGAACAATGGCTGGAAGTGGGCCTGAATGTGGTCAACACGGCTGCCCTGTTCGTGCCGGTGCTGGGGTTGGTGATGATGCCGGTGGCCGCAGCGCAGTTGCTCGGGGCCTTCTTTCACGGGGTAGAAGCCTGGGAAGCCGGCGAGACAGACCTGGCGCTGGGGTACTTGATGGGGGTGGTGCAAAACCTTGCCCTGCTGGCCGCCCTGGGTAGCCTCCATGGTGCTGGCGAGTCTGTGCTGCCGGCCGAAGGCGTGGGTTTTACCGATCGCCTGGAGACGGTCAGGCTGCCCAATGGCCAGCAGCGTCTGTGGAAGCCGGATATGACACCTTATCAGCATGACATCGAGCTTGCGCCGTTCACGGTCAATGCCCAGGGACAGTACACGCTGGGTAACAAGCACTACATACGGCTGCAAGGGAAAGTCTATGAACA is a window from the Pseudomonas sp. LS1212 genome containing:
- a CDS encoding histidine phosphatase family protein produces the protein MGSIYLIRHGQASFGADDYDVLSPVGIRQSEVLGAHLAQLGLRFDRCLAGDLRRQQDTARHALEQVAAAGIEVPGLEIDSAFDEFDADAVIRALLPALLPEEPEALDILRNAGQNRGEFQRLFALIITRWVSGTYDTPGLDSWLGFVERVQAGLQRILDKAEPSHDIAIFTSGGTITALLHLITQMTAAQAFELNWQIINTSLNRLRFRGREVALASFNSQTHLQLMKAPELITYR
- the sohB gene encoding protease SohB, with amino-acid sequence MEFLAEYAIFLAKTVTLVIAILVVLATAAALRSKGRRKSAGQLQVTRLNDFYKDLRERLESSLLEKDQLKALRKEQSKAAKKQKKKPEAKSRVFVLDFDGDIRATATDHLRHEITALLSLATPRDEVVLRLESGGGMVHSYGLAASQLARIRQAGVPLTVCIDKVAASGGYMMACIGEKILSAPFAILGSIGVVAQLPNVNRLLKKHDIDFEVLTAGEYKRTLTVFGENTEKGREKFQEDLDVTHELFKNFVARYRPQLAINEVATGEVWLGVAALNKHLVDELKTSDEYLSERAREADLHHLHYAERKSLQERVGLAASSSVERLVVNAWSKLTQQRFW
- a CDS encoding SCP2 sterol-binding domain-containing protein, with product MTSVADAIQAMKAKFNPAAAAGLDLVFGFRIDEEKNFSLIVKDSTCELKDGENPDAQVTLVMDGETLKGIVSGETDGMQAFMGGKLRAEGDMMLAMKLSELFPA
- a CDS encoding phosphotransferase family protein, which produces MSLTDQSTRIRAGEELDASLIDPYLKAHIPGLEGTPVISQFPGGASNLTYLLQYPKQEFVLRRPPFGHKAKSAHDMGREYRILNQLNSGFPYCPKAYMHCTDESVIGAEFYVMERVKGIILRSDLPPELGLDAARTEALCKSFIDKLVELHQVDYKACGLADLGKPEGYVQRQINGWSDRYDKALTPDAPSWEAVKAWLKDKMPADHHQPSIVHNDYRFDNVILDPGNPMQIIGVLDWELTTIGDPLMDLGNTLAYWIEADDPAPVQLMRRQPSHAPGMLTRRQFVDYYAERSGIAIGNYDFYYTYGLFRLAGIVQQIYYRFYHGQTQDKRFAQFIQMNKLLEQMSLQVINKSSL